The following coding sequences lie in one Metallumcola ferriviriculae genomic window:
- a CDS encoding radical SAM protein codes for MSNVTANIIDNGKLQSPHYAQTSLAAGLTLGFERGLFYRNATLKGLNLLVTYDNKCAADCSYCGLARSRNISESKTFIRVSWPTYAVDEIIDAVNGKQHNLQRVCVGMITHKKAVEDSISIINRFREETDLLISTLVSPTVMEKGDLGRIKEAGADMCGIAVDAATNELFDKLRGEKVSGPHRWRRFWDAVAESVTVFGRYKAGVHLVVGLGETEKEMVNTIQRAHDLGATTHLFSFFPEAGSKMENWPQPDLGHYRRIQLARYIINNHLGQADNMQFSKDGQLTDFGQNLERFLEDGEAFMTSGCAGKDGKVACNRPYGNERPSRPIRNFPFMPTSKDLILIRKQLWRGVK; via the coding sequence GTGAGTAACGTAACAGCTAACATAATTGATAATGGAAAATTGCAAAGTCCGCATTACGCACAAACCAGCTTGGCAGCAGGTTTAACTTTAGGATTTGAGAGGGGATTATTTTATCGCAACGCCACCCTAAAAGGTCTTAATCTGTTAGTAACGTACGATAATAAATGTGCCGCAGACTGCAGTTATTGCGGTCTAGCAAGGAGCAGGAATATCAGTGAAAGTAAAACCTTTATTCGTGTCAGCTGGCCTACCTATGCGGTGGATGAAATAATTGATGCTGTAAATGGAAAACAACATAATCTGCAGCGGGTTTGTGTAGGAATGATAACCCATAAAAAGGCTGTAGAGGATAGTATCTCAATAATCAACCGGTTTAGAGAAGAAACCGATCTATTGATAAGTACGCTGGTTTCTCCTACAGTAATGGAAAAAGGGGATTTAGGCAGGATAAAGGAAGCTGGCGCCGATATGTGCGGAATAGCTGTAGACGCAGCTACCAACGAACTGTTTGATAAATTACGTGGTGAAAAGGTATCGGGCCCCCATCGCTGGAGGAGATTTTGGGATGCTGTAGCAGAGTCAGTAACTGTATTTGGGCGTTACAAAGCGGGTGTGCACTTAGTCGTAGGATTGGGGGAAACGGAGAAGGAAATGGTAAATACCATCCAAAGAGCACATGATTTAGGTGCCACAACACACTTATTTAGTTTTTTCCCCGAAGCAGGGAGTAAGATGGAGAACTGGCCTCAGCCGGATTTGGGACACTACCGCCGCATTCAACTGGCCAGGTATATAATCAACAACCACTTGGGTCAGGCGGATAATATGCAGTTTAGTAAGGATGGACAGTTAACCGATTTTGGGCAAAATTTGGAACGATTTCTTGAGGATGGAGAAGCCTTTATGACTTCTGGTTGTGCCGGAAAAGACGGCAAAGTGGCGTGCAATAGGCCTTACGGTAACGAGCGCCCATCTCGGCCTATTAGAAATTTTCCTTTTATGCCAACCAGTAAGGATTTAATCTTAATAAGAAAACAGCTATGGCGGGGCGTAAAATGA
- the tyrS gene encoding tyrosine--tRNA ligase — protein MKDAQTQLAVLKRGVEEIIPEEELTKKLEKAISANKPLKVKLGLDPTAPDIHLGHTVVLQKLRQFQDLGHQVIIIIGDFTGRIGDPTGKSDTRKQLTEQEVLANAETYKEQIFKVLDPEKTRVVFNSEWLAALKFQDIIELSAKITVARMLERDDFSKRYKSNRPISIHEFFYPLMQGYDSIALEADVELGGTDQKFNLLMGRTLQKEYGQEPQVALTMPILEGLDGVQKMSKSLGNYIGINEAPKEIYGKTMSLTDDLIVRYFELVTSVSLEDIERIKDDMEQGANPRNYKMQLAWQLVKQYYGEEAADQAQEEFEKVFQKGDLPDDMPEVQITSEVLEDGEILLPKLIVYCDLTSSTSEARRMLKQGAVKVDDEKIEDVDYQLKVADGMVLRVGKRRFARLRLA, from the coding sequence ATGAAGGATGCGCAGACACAGCTGGCGGTGCTAAAACGCGGTGTGGAGGAAATCATTCCGGAAGAAGAGTTAACGAAAAAATTGGAAAAGGCAATTAGCGCTAACAAACCTTTAAAGGTTAAATTGGGTTTGGATCCCACTGCTCCGGATATCCACTTGGGGCACACTGTGGTATTGCAGAAACTGCGCCAATTTCAGGACTTGGGGCACCAGGTGATTATTATTATTGGGGATTTTACCGGCCGAATTGGTGACCCTACCGGCAAATCTGATACTCGTAAACAGCTTACTGAGCAAGAAGTGCTTGCTAACGCGGAAACTTACAAGGAACAGATTTTCAAGGTGCTTGACCCGGAAAAAACCAGAGTGGTTTTTAACAGCGAATGGTTGGCAGCACTGAAGTTTCAGGATATCATCGAGCTATCGGCTAAGATAACTGTAGCCAGGATGCTGGAACGAGATGACTTTTCCAAACGATATAAATCAAACCGGCCCATCAGCATTCATGAGTTTTTTTATCCATTAATGCAGGGGTATGATTCTATTGCTTTAGAGGCAGATGTAGAGCTAGGGGGGACCGACCAGAAATTCAACCTGCTCATGGGCCGAACATTACAGAAAGAATACGGACAAGAGCCCCAAGTGGCGCTTACCATGCCTATCCTTGAAGGATTAGATGGTGTGCAAAAGATGAGTAAGAGCTTGGGTAACTACATAGGTATTAATGAAGCTCCCAAAGAAATTTACGGTAAAACTATGTCTTTGACGGATGATTTGATTGTCAGATACTTTGAATTGGTTACTTCAGTGTCGCTTGAAGACATTGAAAGAATTAAAGATGATATGGAGCAGGGAGCCAATCCCAGAAATTATAAAATGCAGTTAGCTTGGCAGCTAGTCAAACAGTATTACGGTGAAGAGGCAGCAGATCAGGCTCAGGAAGAGTTCGAAAAAGTGTTTCAAAAAGGGGACCTCCCTGATGATATGCCTGAAGTGCAGATAACTTCAGAAGTTTTGGAAGACGGAGAGATTTTGCTGCCTAAGCTTATAGTGTATTGTGACCTTACATCCAGCACCAGTGAAGCTCGCCGGATGCTTAAGCAGGGCGCAGTGAAAGTGGATGACGAAAAGATTGAGGACGTGGATTACCAGTTGAAGGTTGCAGATGGCATGGTGCTGCGTGTGGGTAAGCGCCGCTTCGCCCGATTACGCCTGGCTTAA
- a CDS encoding flavodoxin family protein, which produces MGKSKKIVGISSGREGGITDKAVKKILEASQLPYDFISLSSFELLTCNACNGCVTTYQCVKDDQLNEICDIMQQADGIVFGAPEYWNGANGKARVFWERICFSTRHNAQFPLAGTPGIIVGVSGDGDSREVLQDIRVFFEDARIKLIDSIEVQGEYACFTCGYGENCEVGGLADIYELPTIINDKTTPSLCNQYPHKLQPGKDITKQLTRLGKALANRFSANQPDI; this is translated from the coding sequence ATGGGTAAAAGTAAAAAGATTGTAGGAATTAGCTCTGGAAGAGAGGGTGGAATTACAGATAAAGCGGTAAAGAAGATACTTGAGGCCAGCCAATTACCCTATGATTTTATCTCTTTGTCTAGTTTTGAGCTGCTAACTTGTAATGCTTGTAACGGGTGTGTAACAACGTATCAATGTGTTAAAGATGACCAGTTAAATGAAATTTGTGATATTATGCAGCAAGCAGATGGAATAGTATTTGGAGCCCCGGAGTATTGGAATGGGGCAAATGGAAAAGCTCGAGTATTCTGGGAGAGAATTTGTTTTAGCACTCGTCATAATGCGCAGTTCCCTTTAGCAGGTACACCAGGAATTATTGTAGGAGTAAGTGGAGATGGTGACTCGCGTGAAGTGTTACAAGATATTAGAGTGTTTTTTGAAGACGCAAGAATTAAACTTATAGATAGCATAGAGGTACAAGGGGAGTATGCCTGCTTTACATGTGGTTATGGAGAGAATTGCGAAGTAGGAGGATTAGCTGATATATATGAATTACCAACTATAATAAACGATAAGACAACTCCTAGCTTATGTAATCAATACCCGCACAAATTACAACCAGGAAAGGATATTACTAAGCAGCTTACCAGGTTAGGTAAAGCGTTAGCAAATCGCTTTTCTGCCAATCAGCCAGATATTTAA
- a CDS encoding NAD(P)/FAD-dependent oxidoreductase, protein MRASIKQYDAVVIGAGPAGASAAKELADRGFSTALLEKRKRIGIPVRCAEFIPRFLNSYCDIPACSIAQKIEHMETYLPDESREVTSAPGYVVHRFLFDKQLAAQAVKAGAVLYIGTKALKTNNNEVVAFRGNRTVVFKTKVIIGADGPNSIVRKAIGAKKPPMVNALQAEVVLKQEQLNTQVFFHHLIYGGYAWFFPKGNTANVGLGMINQGGDSVRKGWQELIRLFNIESPLSYTGGQIPVGGLVKHLVKDNMLLVGDAAGLTHPITGAGISNAVISGKMAGAAAADALAAGDYSCLNTYKEDVEDLFGNSLRLAVANRKYQEANWSNDLDTLTGVIKKTWVAFPGYGLKKQERGF, encoded by the coding sequence ATGAGAGCGTCTATAAAACAGTACGATGCGGTTGTTATTGGTGCTGGTCCGGCGGGGGCTTCAGCGGCCAAGGAGCTGGCAGATCGCGGTTTTTCAACAGCTCTTTTAGAAAAAAGAAAACGTATCGGAATACCTGTCAGGTGTGCTGAGTTTATTCCACGTTTTTTAAATAGCTACTGTGATATACCAGCTTGTTCAATAGCCCAAAAAATAGAGCATATGGAGACCTATTTGCCGGATGAAAGCAGGGAGGTTACCTCTGCCCCCGGATATGTTGTTCACCGATTCCTGTTTGACAAACAATTAGCTGCACAAGCAGTTAAAGCAGGCGCTGTTTTATATATCGGTACCAAAGCCCTGAAAACCAACAATAATGAAGTGGTTGCTTTTCGAGGTAATAGAACCGTAGTCTTTAAAACTAAAGTAATTATTGGTGCCGATGGTCCCAATTCAATTGTGAGAAAGGCTATAGGTGCTAAAAAGCCTCCCATGGTTAATGCCTTGCAAGCTGAAGTGGTGCTTAAACAGGAACAATTAAATACCCAAGTGTTTTTTCACCATCTAATTTATGGCGGCTATGCCTGGTTCTTTCCCAAAGGAAATACTGCCAATGTGGGGTTGGGAATGATTAACCAAGGAGGTGATTCGGTTAGGAAAGGCTGGCAGGAGTTAATTCGCCTTTTTAATATTGAATCACCGTTAAGCTATACAGGTGGCCAAATACCTGTGGGTGGTCTAGTGAAACACTTGGTAAAAGATAATATGCTGTTAGTCGGTGATGCTGCAGGGCTAACTCATCCTATCACAGGTGCCGGTATCAGTAACGCTGTGATTAGCGGCAAGATGGCAGGTGCTGCTGCTGCCGATGCGCTGGCTGCCGGGGACTATAGCTGCCTTAATACTTATAAGGAAGATGTGGAGGACCTTTTTGGCAATAGTTTAAGGTTGGCCGTGGCAAATAGAAAATACCAGGAAGCAAATTGGAGCAATGATTTAGATACTCTTACAGGGGTTATCAAAAAAACATGGGTTGCTTTTCCGGGATATGGATTAAAGAAACAAGAAAGGGGTTTTTAA
- a CDS encoding radical SAM protein, with protein sequence MSSHKIMVSRDKLNADYQNSLEDLMEKAWKTRVKYHVNTIAFAAPSPKYYEIENYKNDSNTFINVSVTGDKCALRCEHCKGNLLKSMHSAESSNELISLGESFVKKGCKGMLISGGADANGEVPLKYVASGIKELKRMGLKVIVHTGLISEETARILKECEVDQVLTDVIGDRKTAQKVYHLDKTPEYFGNALRIMVEAGLNIAPHIVIGLDYGRVLGELEALYQVTNSNAQTIVLVVLNPLPNTPMSSIEPPQLGEVGKIIALARILSPKAKIMLGCAKPPKHKEIIERLALNAGVNAIAYPADETVSLAKDRNLHSYFSPLCCSLL encoded by the coding sequence ATGAGTTCACATAAAATAATGGTATCACGTGATAAGTTAAATGCTGACTATCAAAATTCTTTAGAGGATTTAATGGAAAAGGCATGGAAGACCAGGGTAAAATATCATGTGAACACTATTGCCTTTGCGGCACCAAGTCCAAAATATTATGAAATAGAGAATTACAAAAACGATAGTAATACATTTATTAATGTTTCCGTTACGGGGGACAAATGTGCCTTGCGCTGTGAACACTGCAAGGGTAATCTTTTAAAATCCATGCACTCGGCAGAAAGCTCAAATGAGTTAATCAGTTTGGGTGAAAGCTTCGTAAAAAAAGGCTGTAAAGGCATGCTGATTAGTGGAGGAGCAGACGCTAACGGTGAGGTTCCACTAAAATATGTGGCTTCTGGGATTAAGGAATTGAAGCGGATGGGCCTAAAGGTAATTGTCCATACAGGATTGATTTCAGAAGAAACTGCACGTATTTTAAAAGAATGTGAAGTGGATCAGGTATTAACTGACGTGATTGGAGATAGAAAGACGGCTCAAAAAGTTTATCATTTAGATAAGACTCCGGAGTATTTTGGAAATGCGTTAAGGATAATGGTTGAGGCAGGATTAAACATTGCACCGCATATTGTCATTGGATTGGATTATGGCCGCGTTTTAGGTGAATTGGAGGCGTTATATCAAGTGACCAACTCCAATGCTCAGACAATTGTCCTTGTAGTATTAAACCCACTGCCTAATACACCTATGTCCAGCATAGAACCTCCACAGTTAGGTGAGGTGGGAAAAATAATAGCACTTGCCCGTATTTTAAGCCCTAAGGCTAAAATAATGTTAGGATGTGCCAAGCCGCCTAAGCATAAAGAAATTATTGAAAGACTTGCTCTTAATGCAGGTGTTAACGCAATAGCCTATCCTGCTGATGAAACTGTATCCTTGGCTAAGGATAGAAACTTACATTCATACTTTAGTCCTTTATGTTGCAGCCTGCTGTAG
- the yunB gene encoding sporulation protein YunB gives MLGRRKVSIKRKRNHRPRKPRWLVIFLASLLAAFFILEFLLAPTITAFAEAEANWRATEAINEAILSAVVEDMDYAKLVHIEKDEKGNILYMQQNLLQLNKINTKATLKIQEELKKLRNQKIQIPIGQITGSNLLANYGPSINLWLLPVGTVEVKVQDKFEDAGINQTRHKIYLNVSSDIRVIIPLLNSEITVNAQVPVADTVIVGDVPETYLKLDLGKDSSLFGISDR, from the coding sequence ATGCTCGGGCGGAGAAAAGTGAGCATCAAGCGTAAACGCAACCATAGGCCAAGGAAGCCTCGTTGGTTAGTGATTTTTTTAGCATCCTTGCTTGCTGCGTTTTTTATATTGGAATTCTTACTTGCTCCCACCATAACAGCCTTTGCCGAAGCAGAGGCTAATTGGCGGGCAACTGAGGCTATAAATGAAGCAATATTGTCTGCTGTCGTTGAAGACATGGACTATGCTAAACTAGTGCATATCGAAAAAGACGAAAAAGGCAACATATTATATATGCAGCAAAACCTGCTGCAGTTAAATAAGATCAACACCAAGGCTACTTTAAAAATACAAGAGGAGTTAAAAAAGTTACGCAACCAAAAAATCCAAATACCGATAGGGCAGATAACCGGCAGTAACCTGTTAGCAAATTACGGGCCGAGTATAAATCTGTGGCTGCTTCCTGTTGGTACGGTGGAGGTCAAGGTGCAGGATAAATTTGAAGACGCCGGTATTAACCAGACTCGGCATAAAATATATTTAAATGTGAGCAGTGATATACGCGTGATCATACCCTTATTAAACTCTGAAATAACGGTAAATGCACAGGTGCCCGTTGCTGATACTGTAATCGTTGGTGATGTGCCGGAGACTTACTTAAAGTTAGATTTGGGCAAGGACAGTTCGTTATTTGGTATTTCTGACAGATAA
- a CDS encoding lipoyl protein ligase domain-containing protein: MENWRLLDTGVRTAAENMALDEVVLTAKGRGWAPNTLRFLQFSPHCTLVGYHQSVEQEIRIEYCRDNGIDINRRITGGGGLYWDETQLGWEIFANKNHPAIPTDIEELYKKLCNAVIFALSQFGLQAKFRYRNDIEINHRKISGTGGTELDNAFLFQGTLLVDFDVDTMLRALRIPTEKLKDKEIESVKERVTCLKWELGYVPAVRDIKAAIVQGFAHELGVTFTEGPLLQKEEELLIKTLPKFLSSQWVDNIRRSRRQRQELKSLYKNEGGLIRTSVILDGYTERIQAILITGDFFVYPKNSIFDLENLLRDVPADFNQILAIIKRFFVEKRVNIPGLTPKDFGIAIWDAVKKKDLLNYGIRMEDINSVYTVGGQFEQVNNATVLLLPYCAKKTSCNYRFKEGCVQCGRCTVGPAFKLAFDYGLRPVTIQNYEMLEETLTNLKKEGVPSFVGTCCDAFYAKHKDDFERIGLPGVLVDVENSTCYDLGKEKEAKEGRFENQTELKLDLLKQIVDLKAGMLDNNEIGGGQ, from the coding sequence ATGGAAAATTGGCGTTTGCTTGATACTGGAGTAAGAACTGCTGCAGAGAATATGGCATTGGATGAAGTGGTATTAACAGCTAAGGGGAGGGGTTGGGCACCTAATACCCTTAGGTTTTTACAGTTTAGCCCACATTGTACTTTAGTCGGTTATCACCAAAGTGTAGAGCAGGAAATCAGGATTGAGTACTGCAGAGATAATGGCATCGATATTAATCGACGTATTACTGGCGGCGGGGGACTTTATTGGGATGAAACCCAGCTGGGTTGGGAAATATTTGCTAATAAGAATCATCCCGCTATCCCTACAGACATTGAAGAATTATATAAGAAACTCTGCAACGCAGTAATATTTGCGTTGAGTCAATTTGGGCTGCAGGCTAAATTTAGATATAGGAATGACATTGAAATTAATCATCGAAAGATTTCCGGTACTGGGGGAACTGAATTGGATAACGCCTTTTTATTCCAGGGAACTCTTTTAGTGGATTTTGATGTTGATACAATGCTAAGAGCTCTAAGAATACCCACTGAAAAATTAAAGGATAAAGAAATAGAGTCAGTAAAAGAAAGAGTTACCTGCCTTAAATGGGAATTGGGCTATGTTCCGGCTGTTAGGGATATAAAGGCGGCTATTGTCCAGGGATTTGCTCATGAATTGGGTGTTACATTTACAGAAGGGCCTTTGTTACAAAAAGAGGAGGAGCTTCTTATTAAGACTCTGCCTAAGTTTCTTTCTTCACAATGGGTAGATAACATTCGCCGCTCACGTAGACAGCGTCAGGAACTAAAATCCCTATACAAAAATGAAGGTGGTCTTATTAGAACTTCTGTTATCTTAGACGGGTATACAGAAAGAATTCAGGCCATTTTAATCACCGGGGACTTTTTTGTCTACCCGAAAAACTCTATTTTTGATCTAGAAAATTTACTGCGGGATGTCCCGGCTGATTTCAATCAAATATTAGCGATCATTAAAAGATTTTTTGTAGAAAAACGAGTGAACATTCCTGGCCTGACGCCCAAAGATTTTGGCATTGCCATATGGGATGCTGTTAAAAAGAAAGACTTACTAAATTACGGAATTAGAATGGAGGACATTAATTCTGTTTATACAGTGGGGGGACAGTTTGAGCAGGTTAATAACGCAACTGTGCTGCTGTTGCCTTATTGTGCAAAAAAAACAAGCTGCAATTATCGCTTCAAGGAGGGATGCGTTCAGTGCGGCAGATGTACCGTCGGCCCTGCTTTTAAACTTGCCTTCGATTATGGTTTGCGGCCTGTTACTATTCAAAATTACGAAATGTTGGAGGAAACTCTTACTAATCTTAAAAAAGAAGGAGTTCCATCTTTTGTAGGAACTTGTTGTGATGCTTTTTATGCCAAACATAAGGATGATTTTGAACGTATTGGCCTGCCCGGGGTGCTGGTGGATGTAGAAAATTCTACTTGCTACGACTTGGGTAAAGAAAAGGAGGCAAAAGAGGGCAGGTTTGAAAATCAGACAGAGTTAAAGTTGGATTTGCTAAAACAAATTGTTGATTTAAAGGCAGGAATGCTTGATAATAATGAAATTGGTGGTGGCCAATGA
- a CDS encoding transglycosylase domain-containing protein encodes MAKKTKKQKRKLNIFRVFVLVFLLVTFIVGGAGVGFVMGVIRNLPDYKPQEGPDWNLTTFVFDSQAAKVAELHGSENRVPVNFERIPQDLKDAFVAIEDNAFYDHFGVNPMAIARALWVNMQKGYKAQGGSTITQQLAKNAFLKNPKKTYKRKIQEALLAIQLERTYTKDEIFNFYLNTIYFGHGANGVQAAAQTYFGKNIEDLTLAESALLAGVANVPGRYSPFINMEEAKNRRAIVLNEMVELDMISNQDSEQAKKEPIKLADLQQKRTYKYPYFMDHVIAEAERLLKENGVEEMQLYTGGLKIYTTLNTDIQEKIEEVYKNRDNFPQVNTEEPVQSAMALVDPHTGAVQGLIGGREHVTKRGLNRATQLKRQPGSSIKPVAVYAPALESGLSPATVVDDVPVSYPIPNQENYEPGNYDGRYRGLITMREAVRWSVNIPAVKFLDQIGVTTGYDFAKDLGLPLLKTDRNLSLALGGLTKGVSPLDMASAYGAFANKGVYIKPYAITMITDSDGNVLVENKPQKRIAMSESTAYLMSNILTTVVKDAQGRTGTGWRAAIPGWPVAGKTGTTQLTGSEFRNVAGNKDAWFAGFTPELAAVVWLGYDVTDKDHYLKQVYGGKYPALIWKAVMEAALKDVEPKPFEKPGNIIQVAVDSKSGLLPSELTPDKFIRTELFARGTEPQKVSDTWVEAEVCAESGKLPSPFCPDVITGVFLKRPIPYTGNKKVEDAELQVPTEVCDVHTNSTTVLLSTCDDPRHEGKMVLANIPAPGQEGGCPEELIVQRVFSPGTAPNNYCDIPEHQLSGSAVGRPRPVPGNNDTYPGRADDNSQGKENDQPTQVPPAEPTLFGSSAKSEDAPNGVNVSLEWKVESDEISAGQDVVYSIERWTDSSSNKYNIALTTETNWIDEKVSSSDVYYYRVTTIDVNTSLTSKSNIIKIHVQNN; translated from the coding sequence ATGGCTAAAAAGACAAAAAAGCAAAAACGTAAACTTAATATATTTAGAGTCTTCGTGCTGGTGTTTTTGTTGGTTACCTTTATTGTAGGTGGTGCCGGTGTTGGGTTCGTAATGGGAGTTATTCGTAATCTTCCCGATTACAAACCTCAAGAAGGACCCGATTGGAATTTAACCACCTTCGTATTCGATAGTCAGGCTGCTAAAGTTGCCGAACTTCACGGCAGTGAAAATCGTGTCCCCGTCAATTTCGAGCGAATTCCCCAAGATTTAAAGGATGCCTTTGTAGCGATTGAAGATAATGCCTTCTATGACCACTTTGGTGTCAACCCAATGGCCATAGCCAGAGCTTTATGGGTCAATATGCAGAAGGGTTATAAAGCCCAGGGCGGCAGCACCATTACCCAACAATTAGCTAAAAACGCCTTTCTCAAGAACCCGAAAAAAACATACAAAAGGAAAATACAAGAAGCTCTCTTAGCTATCCAACTAGAAAGAACTTATACTAAAGATGAAATTTTTAATTTTTATTTAAATACTATTTATTTTGGTCACGGTGCTAATGGCGTACAAGCTGCCGCCCAAACCTATTTCGGTAAAAACATTGAGGATCTAACTTTGGCTGAAAGTGCACTGTTGGCAGGTGTTGCTAACGTTCCCGGCCGGTATTCTCCCTTTATCAACATGGAGGAAGCAAAAAACCGCCGCGCCATCGTGCTCAACGAAATGGTTGAACTTGATATGATTAGTAACCAGGACTCAGAGCAAGCCAAAAAAGAACCAATTAAGCTGGCTGATTTACAACAAAAAAGAACTTATAAGTATCCTTATTTTATGGACCACGTCATTGCTGAAGCAGAACGTCTGCTTAAAGAGAATGGTGTGGAAGAAATGCAGCTTTATACCGGCGGTTTAAAAATATATACTACTTTAAATACTGATATCCAAGAAAAAATCGAGGAAGTATACAAAAACCGGGATAATTTCCCGCAAGTGAATACCGAAGAGCCGGTACAAAGTGCCATGGCACTTGTCGACCCCCATACCGGCGCTGTTCAAGGCCTAATAGGCGGGCGGGAACATGTAACTAAAAGAGGACTTAATAGAGCAACACAGCTTAAGCGTCAGCCTGGCTCTTCCATTAAACCCGTAGCAGTATATGCACCGGCTTTGGAAAGTGGTCTTTCCCCGGCGACCGTTGTTGACGATGTCCCGGTAAGCTATCCAATTCCCAATCAGGAAAACTACGAACCAGGAAATTATGACGGTCGTTACCGTGGTTTAATAACCATGCGTGAAGCGGTGCGGTGGTCCGTAAACATTCCTGCTGTCAAATTCCTAGATCAAATTGGTGTAACGACCGGCTACGACTTTGCCAAAGATCTTGGCCTACCGCTTTTAAAAACTGACCGAAATCTCAGCTTGGCACTGGGTGGTTTAACTAAAGGCGTATCGCCTTTAGATATGGCCTCTGCCTATGGCGCATTTGCCAACAAAGGAGTATATATAAAGCCTTACGCAATTACAATGATTACTGACAGCGATGGAAATGTCCTGGTGGAAAATAAGCCGCAGAAGCGCATTGCCATGTCTGAGTCAACTGCATACTTAATGAGCAATATCTTAACAACTGTAGTTAAAGATGCCCAAGGCCGGACAGGTACCGGATGGCGAGCTGCTATCCCCGGTTGGCCGGTAGCGGGTAAGACCGGTACCACTCAATTGACCGGCAGTGAATTTAGAAATGTCGCCGGCAACAAAGATGCCTGGTTCGCCGGCTTCACTCCAGAGCTGGCCGCAGTAGTATGGCTGGGTTATGATGTGACCGATAAGGACCATTATCTCAAGCAGGTTTACGGCGGAAAATATCCGGCATTGATTTGGAAAGCTGTAATGGAAGCTGCCTTGAAGGATGTCGAACCCAAACCATTTGAAAAACCGGGAAACATTATTCAGGTTGCGGTAGATAGTAAATCCGGCCTTTTACCCAGCGAATTAACCCCGGACAAATTTATCCGGACAGAACTGTTTGCCAGAGGAACAGAACCGCAGAAAGTATCTGATACTTGGGTGGAAGCGGAAGTCTGTGCCGAATCCGGCAAACTGCCCTCGCCGTTTTGTCCTGATGTTATAACAGGAGTATTCCTCAAACGGCCCATTCCATACACCGGTAATAAGAAAGTAGAGGATGCTGAGTTACAGGTGCCCACTGAAGTGTGCGATGTGCACACTAATTCCACAACGGTTTTACTGAGCACCTGTGATGACCCGCGCCACGAAGGTAAAATGGTATTGGCTAATATTCCTGCTCCGGGGCAGGAAGGGGGTTGCCCTGAAGAACTTATAGTCCAACGAGTATTTTCCCCGGGGACCGCTCCTAACAACTACTGTGATATACCGGAACATCAGTTATCCGGTTCAGCGGTCGGTCGACCTCGCCCGGTACCCGGAAACAACGATACCTATCCCGGTAGGGCGGATGATAATAGCCAAGGTAAGGAAAACGATCAACCGACACAAGTACCACCTGCAGAACCAACACTCTTTGGCAGTAGTGCCAAAAGTGAAGACGCCCCAAACGGAGTAAACGTCTCATTGGAATGGAAGGTGGAATCAGATGAAATTTCTGCCGGCCAAGACGTGGTATATTCCATTGAACGGTGGACCGACTCCAGCAGTAACAAATATAACATCGCTCTTACCACGGAAACTAATTGGATTGATGAAAAAGTGTCTTCGTCAGATGTATATTATTACCGCGTGACTACGATTGATGTAAATACTAGTCTTACTTCAAAATCAAACATCATTAAAATACATGTGCAAAATAACTAG